TCGGAAGTTTCAGAATCGTTTCAATCACGGATTTGACGGGCGTGGAAAAAACGACAAAATCGAAGTCGGAGAATGTTTTGGTTTGATAAAATTCAGATTCGGTTAAAACATCATGAGAAATATTTTTTTTTTGAATCGTTTTTTTTGAATTTTCGGAACGCACAACGCCCGTAACACGGGCATTCGGAAACTTTTTCTTAATAGCAAGAGAAAGAGAACCTCCCATCAAACCCATCCCGAAAATCAGGATGTTTTTCCAATCGTTCATAAATTCTGTTCCGCAAGCGGGTATGAGCCGAGAATTTTAAAGGAAGAACATTCTTTTTCCGTTTCTTTTAACAATTCTTTGATTTTCGGATCATCCTTATGACCTAGGAAGTCTATGAAAAAATTATACTCCCAGAGATTGCGTTTGAGCGGTCTGGATTCGATCTTTGACATGTTAATGGATCGTTCATGAAACTTTTGTAAGATGGTATATAATGCACCGGTTCTATTCGGAACGGAAAAAACGAGTGAAGTTTTGTCTTTTTCGGTTTTTGGACATTCCGTTTTTCCTATCACCAGAAAACGGGTAGTGTTCCCTGAAAAATCCTCGATTCCGTCATGGATCACTTGTAAGCCGTAAATCTCCGCAGCAATATTCGATGCGATGGCAGCTCCGTCTTTTTTTTCAGATACGATTTTTGCCGCCATAGCAGTGGAAGAAGTTTCGATGATTTCCGCATGAGAGAGGTTAGCTGAAATCCAATTTCGACATTGTTCGTTTCCAATTCGAATTCCGTAGATTTTTTTGATCTTTGTCAGATCGGTTTCGAAACCCAAAAGGGAAAAACGAATTCTTTGATATAACTCGGAGTAAATGGTAACATCCGAATCCAAAAGCATATCCAGAGTGGAACTCACCTGGCCTTCGGTGGAATTTTCAACAGGCACCACTCCGTAATCGATTTTGCCGGACGCGGTGGAACGAAATACATCGGGAATCGTAGGCATTCCCACGCTGGTAAGCGTGGTTCCGAATTTGGATCGCAATGCTTCATGGGAAAAAGAACCCTCCGGTCCCAAATAACCGATCTCTAACGGATGTTCCAAAGCAATCGTTCCCGACATGATCTCACGGTATATTGCGCGGATTACGGATGCAGGAAGAGGTCCCTTGGATTTGCCCGAAACTTTTTCGTATACATCTCTTTCCCGATCGGGTCTGTAAATAGGATCACTTGAATTTCTTTTGATGCGTCCGATCTCGGAAGCAAACTCCGCTCGTTTTTGGATGAGGTCGATGATGTTTTCATCCAAAGAATCGATTTGAATTCTAAGTTTTTTTAAATCTTCTTCCGTGGAACTCATAGTGATTTATCCTCTAAAACTTCGGAAGGATCGGAAACAGATTCAGCAAGCGGAGCTTCAAGTTCATCATGAACCTGCAACTCTTCCGGCAATAACTTCGTATCAAAGTCAGGATTCAATTCGTCTCCGTCTTCGGTAATGGAAATCGTTTCCGGATTGAAATCTTCGAATTTTAATTCTTTCACTTCCACAGGGGTAGGTAGATCTGCAAGTTTGCTAAGCCCGAAATGTAATAAAAAATCGTTCGTAGTACCGTATAAAGTCGGTCTACCTGGAACTTCTTTTTGTCCAACTGCTTTGACAAGTTTTTTGGAAATGAGACTTGCCACCATGGCACGGGAAGATACTCCCCTAATCTCATCTAACTCGGTTAATGTGATCGGTTGCTTATAAGCAACGATAGCCAAAGTATCTAGAGTTCCCCTGGATAAGGTCTCGCGTTTTTTATCTTTAAAAATATTGGATAAGGCATCGGAATATAATTGGTTGGTGATGAATTGATAACCGCCGGCGATTTCACGTAATAAAAATCCGCCCTCTTTTTCCTGATAGTCCAGGATCAATTCATCCAATAACTCACGGGCCTCTGTTTTTTCTATCCCGGAGGACTTAGCAAGTGAGGAAAGTTTGATCGGTTCGGAGGACAAAAAGAGAAGAGCCTCAAGCAGGCCTTTGATGTATTTACGATCTTCCAAGACTTAAGCAACCCGAATGATTTTAATTTCGCCGAATACTTTATGTTGCACAACCTTACAAATCCGAATCTTTACTGTTTCGAGCACAGCTAAAAACCCTGCTACGACTTCTTTTTTGTCCGGTGAAGTAGATGAAAAAATATCGGCAAAATGAATTTCACCTTTTTCATCTAACAATCGTTGTAGGTATTCCATTTTATCTTCTACTGAAAATTGGCCGTGACCTTCGAACAAAGGAGCTTCTTCTTCATTGGAAGATTCTTTTTCCAAAATGGAATTGAATGCGGAA
The nucleotide sequence above comes from Leptospira kobayashii. Encoded proteins:
- the pheA gene encoding prephenate dehydratase, producing the protein MSSTEEDLKKLRIQIDSLDENIIDLIQKRAEFASEIGRIKRNSSDPIYRPDRERDVYEKVSGKSKGPLPASVIRAIYREIMSGTIALEHPLEIGYLGPEGSFSHEALRSKFGTTLTSVGMPTIPDVFRSTASGKIDYGVVPVENSTEGQVSSTLDMLLDSDVTIYSELYQRIRFSLLGFETDLTKIKKIYGIRIGNEQCRNWISANLSHAEIIETSSTAMAAKIVSEKKDGAAIASNIAAEIYGLQVIHDGIEDFSGNTTRFLVIGKTECPKTEKDKTSLVFSVPNRTGALYTILQKFHERSINMSKIESRPLKRNLWEYNFFIDFLGHKDDPKIKELLKETEKECSSFKILGSYPLAEQNL